One Catalinimonas alkaloidigena DNA window includes the following coding sequences:
- the gldB gene encoding gliding motility lipoprotein GldB has product MKKAIVALVLLCGLASCTKEQECINSPDVSSINVDLEVVRMDQMLFETQSKDDITALLNAHPLFTEKFLNRSQLPHDSILVNQLYALVHDSHMDTLFQQTSRYYEEIDDVRNDLEDALQHVKYYYPDFVIPKVYTIVSGFGTDLFATDSLIVVGLEYFMGDDPDLYKPAGLPEYMQRRYQKNTLVPMVLTLISEKYNQADRLDNSLISEMTYYGKAYYFTKQMLPCTPDSLIIGYTSEEMRTVESYQKSIWAHFVDKQLLYETNHFEVTRYVGERPFVGEISRSCPGRVGRWVGWEIVRKYMEETDTTLPELMAMTDGKKLLEQSRYRPRE; this is encoded by the coding sequence ATGAAGAAAGCGATTGTCGCACTTGTGCTTTTGTGTGGCCTTGCAAGTTGCACAAAAGAGCAAGAATGCATCAACTCTCCCGATGTCTCGTCTATCAATGTCGATTTAGAGGTCGTACGGATGGATCAAATGCTGTTTGAGACGCAATCTAAAGACGACATCACCGCACTGTTGAACGCTCATCCCTTGTTTACGGAAAAATTTCTGAATCGTTCGCAACTGCCCCACGACTCAATTTTAGTGAATCAGCTGTACGCCTTAGTGCATGATTCTCATATGGATACGCTTTTTCAGCAAACATCGCGCTATTATGAAGAGATAGACGATGTAAGAAATGACCTGGAAGACGCACTGCAGCACGTAAAGTACTACTATCCGGATTTCGTGATTCCGAAGGTTTATACCATTGTATCGGGATTTGGGACCGACCTTTTTGCAACCGATAGTCTGATAGTAGTTGGACTGGAGTACTTCATGGGAGATGACCCTGATTTGTACAAGCCGGCAGGTCTGCCGGAATATATGCAACGGCGTTATCAGAAAAACACGCTGGTACCCATGGTGCTGACGCTGATCTCGGAGAAATACAACCAGGCCGATCGGTTGGATAACTCATTGATCTCGGAGATGACCTATTACGGGAAAGCCTATTATTTTACGAAGCAGATGTTACCCTGTACGCCTGATAGCCTCATCATCGGGTACACAAGCGAGGAGATGCGCACCGTGGAGTCGTATCAAAAAAGCATCTGGGCCCACTTTGTAGACAAGCAGCTCCTCTACGAAACCAATCACTTCGAAGTCACACGTTATGTGGGGGAACGCCCGTTTGTGGGAGAAATCAGCCGTAGCTGCCCGGGACGGGTGGGACGCTGGGTCGGATGGGAGATTGTCCGGAAGTACATGGAGGAGACCGACACGACTTTACCAGAATTGATGGCGATGACCGACGGGAAAAAGCTACTGGAACAATCGCGTTACCGTCCCCGAGAGTAA
- a CDS encoding porin family protein — MKKVLFTFLALLLTCSLYAQSNVKVSLRVAPGVSFNRVNASETANSPVENDGSGLRFSAGPVLDFFFADQYAFSTGLWFTPRRVGLSQVPSSGASLQAVYGLQYLQLPAAIKLFTNEIATDTRMYFVIGETTDIKINERRREGDRLGDKVFKPYDIGLLMTIGAELLMGQNTTGFAGLTYNRGLVNALRNAPAFNDVTLKNDFIGIEVGIKF, encoded by the coding sequence ATGAAAAAAGTTCTTTTCACCTTTCTTGCTCTATTGCTTACATGCTCTCTTTACGCACAATCTAACGTCAAAGTCAGCCTCCGGGTCGCGCCGGGAGTTTCCTTCAATCGTGTTAATGCTTCCGAAACGGCAAACAGTCCTGTCGAAAACGATGGAAGTGGATTGCGCTTTAGTGCAGGTCCCGTGCTTGACTTTTTCTTTGCCGATCAATACGCGTTTTCAACCGGTTTGTGGTTCACCCCGCGTCGGGTAGGACTCTCGCAGGTACCGTCTTCGGGGGCGTCTCTCCAAGCAGTATACGGTCTACAATACCTGCAACTTCCGGCAGCGATCAAGCTGTTCACGAACGAAATTGCCACCGATACACGCATGTATTTTGTGATTGGCGAAACTACCGATATTAAGATCAACGAGCGTCGGCGTGAAGGCGACCGCCTGGGAGACAAGGTATTTAAACCCTACGATATCGGATTGCTGATGACGATAGGGGCAGAGCTGCTCATGGGGCAAAACACCACAGGATTTGCCGGCCTCACTTACAATCGCGGACTGGTCAACGCGCTTCGCAACGCACCTGCTTTTAACGATGTAACCTTGAAAAACGACTTTATCGGTATTGAAGTCGGCATCAAGTTTTAA
- a CDS encoding glycosyltransferase family 4 protein, whose amino-acid sequence MRIALVHQHFRVPSQGGGIRTWYLAQALADRGHHVEVYTAHQELRYQQKEHGACSIHYFPTDYQQRYGLIRRGKAFFRFVFQAAKALAARHDFDVLYTVTTPLSVPLVGFLLKRWRGTPFLVEVGDLWPDAPIQLGYLKNPLLQKVALGIERHIYQQALRVIAYTPGIAQAIRRKAQGIEPVVIPNVADCDFFMPVVSGTRPFTIGYFGAAGKANHLEFLLNAAAYFLRQAAPLAQVRFWIAAEGSELGRLKQMATSLPNVTFFSYTDKVGVRQLLAETDACYISFIDRPILETGCPNKFFDALAAGKLCILNFRGWLYELVTQHQCGFYAPPHDPAAFAVQLLPYLENPALLASQQSNARQLAETEFDTAQLMSRLVTTIESAYEDYSRGR is encoded by the coding sequence ATGAGAATTGCCTTGGTGCATCAGCATTTTCGGGTCCCCTCACAAGGAGGGGGGATTCGGACTTGGTACTTAGCGCAAGCACTCGCCGACCGTGGGCATCATGTAGAGGTGTACACAGCTCATCAGGAGTTGCGGTATCAGCAAAAGGAGCATGGTGCTTGCTCCATCCACTATTTCCCTACCGACTATCAGCAACGTTACGGGCTAATCCGACGCGGGAAGGCCTTCTTCCGTTTTGTATTTCAGGCAGCCAAAGCGCTCGCGGCGCGGCACGATTTTGATGTTCTGTACACGGTAACCACCCCTCTTTCGGTACCGCTCGTCGGGTTCTTGCTCAAACGCTGGCGGGGCACGCCTTTCTTGGTGGAAGTAGGAGATTTGTGGCCGGATGCTCCCATTCAGTTAGGCTATCTAAAAAACCCCCTGTTGCAAAAAGTTGCTCTCGGTATAGAAAGGCATATTTACCAACAGGCTCTTCGCGTCATTGCCTATACCCCAGGGATCGCACAAGCCATTCGGCGAAAAGCACAGGGAATAGAGCCTGTCGTAATTCCAAATGTGGCGGATTGCGACTTTTTCATGCCGGTAGTTTCTGGCACACGCCCTTTTACTATCGGTTATTTCGGAGCCGCCGGAAAAGCAAACCATCTGGAGTTCTTACTAAATGCCGCTGCCTATTTTCTTCGGCAAGCCGCCCCACTGGCACAGGTACGTTTTTGGATTGCGGCTGAAGGATCGGAACTAGGGCGGCTGAAACAAATGGCAACTTCGCTTCCTAACGTTACCTTCTTTTCTTACACCGATAAAGTGGGCGTGCGGCAATTGCTTGCTGAAACCGATGCGTGCTACATCTCGTTCATCGATCGCCCAATACTGGAGACTGGCTGTCCCAATAAATTTTTTGATGCCCTGGCCGCAGGCAAGTTATGCATTCTGAACTTCCGCGGCTGGCTCTACGAGCTAGTCACCCAACATCAGTGCGGCTTTTACGCCCCACCGCACGACCCTGCCGCCTTTGCGGTCCAGCTTCTGCCTTATCTGGAAAACCCCGCTTTGCTGGCGAGTCAGCAAAGCAACGCGCGTCAGCTGGCTGAGACCGAGTTCGATACTGCCCAATTGATGTCCCGGCTGGTTACTACGATCGAAAGTGCCTACGAAGATTACTCTCGGGGACGGTAA